The following proteins come from a genomic window of Solwaraspora sp. WMMA2065:
- a CDS encoding GNAT family N-acetyltransferase, whose translation MLQTGVEIRRVRYTDAVAQRLVAAAMADLGARYGGTGDDTPVDPAHFDPPGGAFLIAHLDGAPAGCAGWRSHGSSGEDAELKRMYVADAARGRGVARALLAAVERSAAGQGRRRVILECGDKQPEAIALYSSCGYARIPNFGYYRDSPGCLSFGRVLSADS comes from the coding sequence CTGCTTCAGACCGGCGTCGAGATCCGCCGGGTCCGCTACACCGACGCGGTGGCGCAACGCCTGGTGGCCGCCGCCATGGCCGATCTGGGTGCCCGCTACGGCGGCACCGGCGACGACACCCCGGTCGACCCGGCCCACTTCGACCCGCCCGGCGGTGCCTTCCTGATCGCCCACCTGGACGGGGCGCCGGCCGGCTGCGCCGGCTGGCGCAGCCATGGCAGCTCCGGCGAGGACGCCGAGCTGAAGCGGATGTACGTCGCCGACGCCGCACGCGGTCGCGGGGTGGCCCGCGCGCTGCTGGCCGCCGTCGAACGCTCTGCCGCCGGCCAGGGCCGCCGCCGGGTCATCCTGGAGTGCGGCGACAAGCAGCCCGAGGCGATCGCGCTCTACAGCAGCTGCGGGTACGCCCGGATCCCGAACTTCGGCTACTACCGGGACTCGCCGGGCTGCCTGTCCTTCGGCCGGGTGCTCAGCGCCGACTCGTGA
- the recG gene encoding ATP-dependent DNA helicase RecG: protein MTQPCTMDSPLKVNLGAKTAKAMADHLDLHTVGDLLYHFPRRYDQRGEHTDIRSLEVGEQVTVLGQVRRTTVRPMRQRRGKLLEVVVEDGTGGTLTLTFFGNQAWRERDLKPGRWGLFAGKVTEFRGVRQLNGPEYVLLGDGAADGEVAAEDPVEEFAGALIPVYPAAAAVPTWVIARCVRTVLDVLTPPEDPMPAAVRASRNLLGLHPALRQIHRPADEPELFQARRRLKWDEAFAVQLTLVQRKLRAADWPARPRPRADGGLLAAFDARLPYELTDGQRRIGEEVAADLATAHPMHRLLQGEVGSGKTVCALRAMLQVVDAGGQAALLAPTEVLAAQHHRGIQELLGPLGRAGELDGDPAGTRVTLVTGSLGAAARRAALDEVRDGRAGIVIGTHALLYEGVDFADLGLVVVDEQHRFGVEQRDALRAKAEQPPHVLVMTATPIPRTVAMTVYGDLEVSALTQLPGGRSPIVSHVVPAAEKPAFLERAWRRVREEVAAGHQVYVVCPRIGDATGTGVDEEPSGDGDDPGARRPPLAVTEVAPLLADGPLHGLRIEVLHGRLPADAKDAVMRAFAAGDVDVLVATTVVEVGVNVPNATVMIVLDADRFGVSQLHQLRGRVGRGSAAGLCLLVTDAADGTPARERLDAVASTTDGFRLAELDLEQRREGDVLGATQSGRRSHLRLLSLLRDADLIGQARAEAIDLLGDDPELTRHPTLAASVGTLVDAERAEYLEKG from the coding sequence ATGACGCAGCCGTGCACGATGGACAGTCCGCTGAAGGTCAACCTGGGCGCGAAGACCGCCAAGGCGATGGCCGACCACCTCGACCTGCACACCGTCGGGGACCTGCTCTACCACTTCCCGCGCCGCTACGACCAGCGCGGCGAACACACCGACATCCGTTCGCTGGAGGTGGGGGAGCAGGTCACCGTCCTGGGCCAGGTGCGGCGGACCACCGTACGGCCGATGCGCCAACGGCGCGGCAAGCTGCTCGAAGTGGTCGTCGAGGACGGCACCGGCGGCACCCTGACGTTGACCTTCTTCGGCAACCAGGCGTGGCGGGAACGGGACCTGAAACCGGGCCGCTGGGGGCTGTTCGCCGGCAAGGTGACCGAGTTCCGGGGCGTACGCCAGCTCAACGGCCCCGAGTACGTGCTGCTCGGTGACGGTGCCGCCGACGGCGAGGTGGCCGCCGAGGACCCGGTGGAGGAGTTCGCCGGTGCGCTGATCCCGGTCTACCCGGCCGCCGCCGCCGTACCGACCTGGGTGATCGCCCGCTGCGTACGGACCGTGCTGGACGTGCTCACCCCGCCTGAGGATCCGATGCCGGCGGCGGTCCGGGCCAGCCGCAACCTGCTCGGCCTGCATCCGGCGCTGCGGCAGATCCACCGCCCGGCCGACGAACCCGAGCTGTTCCAGGCCCGGCGGCGGCTCAAGTGGGACGAGGCGTTCGCCGTACAGCTGACGTTGGTGCAGCGCAAGCTGCGCGCCGCCGACTGGCCCGCACGGCCCCGGCCCCGCGCGGACGGCGGCCTGCTGGCCGCGTTCGACGCCCGACTGCCGTACGAGCTGACCGACGGTCAGCGGCGCATCGGCGAGGAGGTCGCCGCCGACCTGGCCACCGCGCATCCGATGCACCGGCTGCTGCAGGGCGAGGTCGGGTCCGGCAAGACGGTGTGCGCGCTGCGGGCGATGCTGCAGGTCGTCGACGCCGGCGGGCAGGCGGCGCTGCTCGCCCCGACCGAGGTGCTGGCCGCCCAGCACCACCGGGGCATCCAGGAGCTGCTCGGCCCGCTGGGGCGGGCCGGTGAGCTGGACGGCGACCCGGCCGGCACCCGGGTGACGCTGGTCACCGGGTCGCTGGGTGCGGCGGCCCGCCGGGCCGCCCTCGACGAGGTCCGCGACGGCCGGGCCGGCATCGTGATCGGCACCCACGCCCTGCTGTACGAGGGCGTCGACTTCGCCGACCTGGGTCTGGTCGTCGTCGACGAGCAGCACCGGTTCGGGGTGGAGCAGCGCGACGCGTTGCGGGCCAAGGCCGAGCAGCCGCCGCACGTGCTGGTGATGACCGCCACCCCGATCCCGCGGACGGTCGCCATGACCGTGTACGGCGATCTGGAGGTGTCCGCGCTCACCCAGCTGCCCGGCGGCCGGTCGCCGATCGTCTCGCACGTGGTGCCGGCGGCGGAGAAGCCGGCCTTCCTGGAGCGGGCCTGGCGGCGGGTACGCGAGGAGGTGGCCGCCGGCCATCAGGTGTATGTGGTCTGCCCGCGCATCGGTGACGCGACCGGAACCGGCGTCGATGAGGAGCCCTCCGGTGACGGCGACGATCCCGGGGCGCGGCGGCCGCCGCTGGCGGTGACCGAGGTGGCGCCGCTGCTCGCCGACGGGCCGCTGCACGGGCTGCGGATCGAGGTGCTGCACGGCCGGCTACCGGCCGACGCCAAGGACGCGGTGATGCGTGCCTTCGCCGCCGGTGACGTCGACGTGCTGGTCGCCACGACGGTGGTCGAGGTGGGGGTGAACGTGCCGAACGCCACCGTGATGATCGTGCTGGACGCCGACCGGTTCGGGGTGTCGCAGCTGCACCAGCTGCGTGGCCGGGTCGGTCGGGGCTCGGCGGCCGGGCTGTGCCTGCTGGTCACCGACGCCGCCGACGGTACGCCGGCCCGCGAGCGGCTGGACGCGGTCGCGTCGACCACCGACGGGTTCCGGCTGGCCGAGCTGGATCTGGAGCAGCGCCGCGAAGGTGACGTGCTGGGCGCGACCCAGTCGGGTCGCCGGTCCCACCTGCGGCTGTTGTCGCTGCTGCGCGACGCCGACCTGATCGGGCAGGCCCGGGCCGAGGCGATCGACCTGCTCGGCGACGATCCGGAGCTGACCCGGCATCCGACGCTGGCGGCATCCGTCGGCACTTTGGTCGACGCCGAACGCGCCGAGTACCTGGAGAAGGGCTGA
- a CDS encoding DAK2 domain-containing protein — translation MLDTLDAAAVRRWCSGALAALHRHQGEIDALNVYPVPDGDTGTNLVLTLTSAQHALALDLDNSSEGEQTSHGRVLRLMARGALLGARGNSGVIVSQILRALADALTDTAVVRGRALASALTAATDAAYAAVARPVEGTVLTVVAAAARAADRTGSDDLATVVRAAASAARDALAATPGQLPVLARAGVVDAGGRGLCLLLDALAAVVGTPVTDSTGDHPADPGDTGDPADRVPGNPGDVGPAVDPRSGTGSEGYAYEVQFLLEAPAGAVDRMRAALAEIGDSLVVVGSDAGGEDDGGEDAGGEDDGDGPVWNVHVHVDDIGAAVEAGIAAGRPYQISVTRFADQPAPPLAGRAAVVVAAGTGLAALFTGEGAGVVGGSPSTAELLDAIRRTGAAEVVVLPNDPDTQAVAGLAAREAEAGGVTVAVVPTRSPVQALAALAVRDPRRRFDDDVIAMAEAAGACRYAEVCHAAREALTVAGRCRPGDVLALVEGEVLLIGTDLAGTCRNLLDQLLSGGGELVTLIIGEQAPDGLGEAVAAHVARCWPFVEVHTFVGGQPHYPLLVGIE, via the coding sequence GTGCTGGACACCCTTGACGCCGCCGCCGTGCGCCGGTGGTGTTCGGGTGCGCTGGCAGCGCTGCATCGCCACCAGGGCGAGATCGACGCGCTCAACGTCTACCCGGTGCCGGACGGTGACACCGGCACCAACCTGGTCCTCACCCTCACCTCGGCGCAGCATGCCCTGGCCCTCGACCTGGACAACTCCTCGGAGGGGGAGCAGACCTCGCACGGGCGGGTGCTGCGGCTGATGGCCCGGGGTGCGCTGCTCGGTGCCCGGGGCAACTCCGGGGTGATCGTCTCGCAGATCCTGCGCGCGTTGGCCGACGCGCTCACCGACACCGCCGTGGTGCGCGGCCGGGCCCTCGCGTCGGCGTTGACCGCCGCAACCGACGCGGCGTACGCGGCGGTCGCCCGCCCGGTCGAGGGGACGGTGCTGACCGTGGTCGCCGCCGCCGCGCGGGCCGCCGACCGGACCGGCTCCGACGACCTCGCCACCGTGGTACGGGCCGCCGCCTCGGCCGCCCGCGACGCCCTCGCCGCGACGCCCGGTCAGCTGCCGGTGCTGGCCCGCGCCGGGGTGGTCGACGCCGGCGGCCGCGGCCTGTGCCTGCTGCTCGACGCGCTGGCCGCCGTGGTCGGCACCCCGGTCACCGACAGCACCGGCGATCACCCGGCCGACCCCGGCGACACCGGCGATCCCGCCGACCGGGTCCCTGGTAACCCCGGTGACGTCGGGCCCGCCGTCGACCCCCGCAGTGGGACCGGCTCCGAGGGGTACGCCTACGAGGTGCAGTTCCTGCTCGAAGCGCCGGCCGGGGCGGTCGACCGGATGCGGGCCGCACTCGCCGAGATCGGCGACTCGCTGGTCGTCGTCGGCTCCGACGCAGGGGGCGAAGACGACGGGGGCGAAGACGCAGGGGGCGAAGACGACGGGGACGGTCCGGTGTGGAACGTGCACGTGCACGTCGACGACATCGGCGCCGCCGTCGAGGCCGGCATCGCCGCCGGTCGCCCGTACCAGATCTCGGTCACCCGGTTCGCCGACCAGCCGGCGCCGCCGCTCGCCGGCCGGGCCGCCGTGGTGGTCGCCGCCGGCACCGGCCTCGCCGCCCTGTTCACCGGCGAGGGCGCAGGCGTGGTCGGCGGCTCCCCGTCCACCGCCGAGCTGCTCGACGCCATCCGCCGCACCGGCGCCGCCGAAGTGGTGGTGCTGCCCAACGACCCGGACACCCAGGCCGTCGCCGGCCTCGCCGCCCGGGAGGCCGAGGCCGGCGGCGTCACCGTCGCCGTCGTGCCGACCCGATCACCGGTGCAGGCCCTCGCCGCCCTCGCCGTCCGCGACCCGCGACGCCGCTTCGACGACGACGTGATCGCGATGGCCGAGGCGGCCGGGGCCTGCCGGTACGCCGAGGTCTGCCACGCCGCCCGGGAAGCGCTCACCGTCGCCGGCCGCTGCCGCCCCGGTGACGTGCTCGCCCTGGTCGAGGGGGAGGTGCTGCTGATCGGCACCGACCTGGCCGGCACCTGCCGCAACCTGCTGGACCAGCTGCTCAGCGGCGGCGGTGAACTGGTCACCCTCATCATCGGCGAGCAGGCACCGGACGGCCTGGGCGAGGCGGTGGCGGCGCACGTCGCCCGCTGCTGGCCGTTCGTCGAGGTGCACACCTTCGTCGGCGGGCAGCCGCACTACCCGCTGCTGGTAGGAATCGAATGA
- the rpmB gene encoding 50S ribosomal protein L28 encodes MASVCDVCGKGPGFGHNVPWSKKKTNRRWNPNIQTVRTPAGGGNTRKVNACTSCLKAGKVVRGA; translated from the coding sequence GTGGCTAGCGTGTGCGACGTCTGTGGCAAAGGGCCGGGCTTCGGTCACAACGTGCCGTGGTCGAAGAAGAAGACCAACCGCCGTTGGAACCCGAACATCCAGACCGTTCGCACCCCGGCCGGTGGCGGCAACACCCGCAAGGTGAATGCCTGCACCTCCTGCCTCAAGGCCGGCAAGGTGGTCCGGGGCGCCTGA